GGAGCTGGCCGACGCGTGGCAGGACGCGGGCGCGCGACTCGAGGACCGCGTCTCGGGACTGCCGCGGGCGGTCGCCCGCGGCGAGACGGAGTTCGCCGACGCGACGGAACTGGCGTGTGCGGCGATCAAACACGCCATCGAGTTACCGGCGCCGTTCGCGGCGCTGGATACCGACGCGTACCGGGATCACGGCCCCGAGTACGCGATTCGTTGGGCCGAGAAGACGTTCGACTCGCTCGCGGACTGAGCGTCGCACTCCGCTCATCGCATCGCCTCGCCTCGTTCTCTCCGATCCCATCCATTTCGCCGCTTCCCGCGTCTGACCCCTCCAAATCGCTTTGATCTATCGGACGCTAGTGACTACTTCGATCGTGGTTGACGATAGCATAAAACACATCCCGCCGGCACGACCGGATACGAGGTGGTTGTGAAACATCCGGACCGCCGGATCGAGTGGCTCCGAGGGTCCGCTTTCGACTCGAGTGACGTCGGCGGGTCGTGCACGATTCGAGTCGCTCTCGACGGTCGCCCGAGGGGCGGATCGAGAGACGGAGACGGCCGGGACCGTCTCGGCCGTCACTGCATCGCGACCGAGCAGCGCACTCTCAGGTGTGTTCGTACGGCGGAATCTCGGCTTCGACGACGTCGCCGAGCAGTTTCAGCTCTCGACCGAGGAGAACGACGAAATCGTCGAACGCGACGATTCCGGCGAGGTTCCCGTCCGCGTCCGTGGCGGGCACCCGCCGAACGTTCGCGTCCTCCATGGTTCGGAGGACGTCGAAGATTCCGCTGTCGACGTCGACGGTCACGAGGTCCTCGCTCATCACGTCGGCGGCGGTCACCGAGGTGGGATCTTCCCCGCGGGAGACCGCCTCGATCGTGATATCGCGGTCCGTGACGATCCCCTGTGGTTGCTCTTCCTCGACGATAACGACGCTTCCGACGCCCTCATCGTCCATAAGATCGGCTAACTCGGTGAGCGACGCGTCCGGGGACGCGCTCACGACCTGTTCGCGGACGATCGATTTGATTTCGGGCATTGTCTTCACCGTTCCGTCGCCGCGATGGGACTCACAGCGACAGGCGCGCCTTCACCGAACGGTGTGATAAACCTCTATTGCCGTCGATCCGTCGTTCACGATGGCTGACATCCGCGCTCCGCGACGGGCGCGTCCGGAACCGTTCGGCGATCAGGGCCCAGTTCCCAGCGAGACACGGACCGACCGGTCCCTCGAGTCGTCCAGCGGCGACACTCACGAACCCGTTCGAGAAAACCCGCGCGACCGCTCAGAACTCGGCGTCGACGCTGCCGTCCTCGTCCAGGTCGATGACGCCGTCGAAGCGCTCGCGGAACTGCTCGACGAGTTCCTCGTCGTGGGGTTCCTCGGAGACGTGGAAGAGGCCGATGGCGTCGTACTCCTCGAGTAGGTCGAGAATGCGCTCGACGGCTTCGAGGGCGGCCTCGTCGCCGGCGTAGTAGGCCAGTTCGGTCACGGAGTCGAAACTGAGGCGGAGTTTCCCGTCGTGGGCCTGGAGGAAGCCGTCGATGTGCTCGACGATGCCGTCGATGTCGTCGGGGGCGGCGACGTAGTGGACGGTGTCGCTCTTGCGCCGCGAGTAGCCGTGTTCGATGCTCAGCGTGTCGAGGATCTCGGCGCGATCCTCGTCGACGTCGTAGTACTCGAGTTTCTGTTTGACTTCGCGCGCGGTCGTTCGCGTAGAGACGACGAGGAAATGGTCGGTATCGGTCTTGAGAAATTCGGTGTCGA
This portion of the Haloterrigena gelatinilytica genome encodes:
- a CDS encoding CBS domain-containing protein, with protein sequence MPEIKSIVREQVVSASPDASLTELADLMDDEGVGSVVIVEEEQPQGIVTDRDITIEAVSRGEDPTSVTAADVMSEDLVTVDVDSGIFDVLRTMEDANVRRVPATDADGNLAGIVAFDDFVVLLGRELKLLGDVVEAEIPPYEHT
- a CDS encoding DUF7090 family protein, whose protein sequence is MEYTLEIDGTPETVPGGTGVLLLHPSTGETDRIDTEFLKTDTDHFLVVSTRTTAREVKQKLEYYDVDEDRAEILDTLSIEHGYSRRKSDTVHYVAAPDDIDGIVEHIDGFLQAHDGKLRLSFDSVTELAYYAGDEAALEAVERILDLLEEYDAIGLFHVSEEPHDEELVEQFRERFDGVIDLDEDGSVDAEF